Proteins from a genomic interval of Ralstonia wenshanensis:
- a CDS encoding sulfonate ABC transporter substrate-binding protein gives MKTHSPLRRTLTIAATLLAMLGAPAAFANSDAPPPTAAKQLRIGYQKYGTLTVLKARGTLEKRLAAQGIEVKWTEFPAGPQLLEGLNVGAIDFGTTGEAPTIFALAAGAHLVYVGNQPPAPAGEAIIVPKTSPLKSVADLKGKRVAFNKGSNVHYLLVKLLEKANVPYSDIQPVYLTPADARAAFERGAIDAWVIWDPFFAAAEQQLGARVLADGTGVVNNSQYFLASKGYAGARPDVLNIVLDELKKTDTWAAANPRDVTNILGPQLGLEPAVVARSVSRIAYGIQPVGAEALADQQRIADTFHALKLIPRPVKVADSAWQPTTQQAAR, from the coding sequence ATGAAAACCCACTCGCCCCTGCGCAGGACTCTGACCATTGCCGCCACGCTGCTTGCCATGCTTGGCGCCCCCGCCGCATTTGCCAACAGCGATGCGCCGCCCCCGACTGCTGCCAAGCAACTGCGCATCGGCTATCAGAAATACGGCACGCTGACGGTGCTCAAAGCACGCGGCACGTTGGAAAAGCGCCTTGCCGCCCAGGGCATCGAAGTGAAGTGGACCGAGTTTCCGGCGGGCCCCCAGTTGCTGGAAGGGCTGAACGTGGGCGCCATCGATTTCGGCACCACGGGTGAAGCGCCAACGATCTTCGCGTTGGCTGCGGGGGCGCACCTCGTCTATGTCGGCAACCAGCCGCCCGCGCCGGCGGGCGAGGCGATCATCGTGCCGAAGACGTCGCCGCTCAAGAGCGTGGCCGATCTCAAGGGCAAGCGCGTCGCCTTCAACAAGGGCTCGAACGTGCATTACCTGCTGGTGAAGCTGCTGGAAAAGGCCAATGTGCCTTACAGCGATATCCAGCCCGTGTACCTCACCCCCGCCGATGCACGTGCCGCCTTTGAACGCGGCGCCATCGACGCCTGGGTGATCTGGGATCCGTTCTTTGCCGCGGCCGAACAACAACTGGGCGCGCGCGTGCTGGCCGACGGCACCGGCGTGGTCAATAACTCGCAGTACTTCCTGGCATCGAAGGGCTATGCAGGCGCGCGGCCCGACGTGCTGAACATCGTGCTGGATGAACTGAAGAAGACCGACACCTGGGCCGCGGCCAATCCGAGGGACGTGACGAACATCCTCGGCCCGCAGCTCGGCCTGGAGCCGGCGGTGGTGGCGCGTTCGGTGTCGCGCATTGCCTATGGCATCCAGCCCGTCGGCGCAGAAGCCCTGGCGGACCAGCAGCGCATTGCCGATACGTTCCACGCACTGAAGCTGATTCCGCGTCCGGTGAAGGTGGCCGACTCTGCGTGGCAGCCGACGACGCAACAAGCTGCGCGCTGA
- a CDS encoding aliphatic sulfonate ABC transporter substrate-binding protein: MTIDIQRRRLLSATVAGASLATLGPVAHAANAATAAPAAAGLPKVTAPAQLRIGFQKSAVNLVIVKENRALEQRFPGTKISWLEFPAGPQQLEALSAGSLDLAITGDTPPVFAQAAGKDLRYVGVEPPKPDSSAILVQQDSTLKTLADLKGKRVALQKGSSAHFLIVRGLQKGGLSFADIQPVYLTPADARAAFERGSVDAWGIWDPYYAATELAIKPRVLATGRTLTSNNSFYFAPTAFTEKHGDTIAAIFAELSRVDRLVQENRKEAAQRIADFSGLSLATVHLFLSRRPPSPVRPVTPEAVAEQQRVADAFHGLGLIPRPVKPIELVWHPTPAQLAIARA; the protein is encoded by the coding sequence ATGACCATCGACATCCAACGTCGCCGCCTGCTGAGTGCCACCGTGGCAGGCGCATCGCTCGCCACGCTTGGGCCAGTCGCGCATGCTGCCAATGCCGCAACCGCGGCCCCGGCGGCTGCCGGCCTGCCCAAGGTGACGGCGCCCGCGCAACTACGCATCGGGTTCCAGAAGAGCGCGGTCAACCTCGTCATCGTGAAAGAGAACCGGGCGCTGGAGCAGCGCTTTCCGGGCACGAAGATCAGTTGGCTGGAGTTTCCGGCCGGGCCGCAGCAACTCGAAGCGCTATCTGCGGGCAGTCTCGATCTCGCCATCACGGGCGATACGCCGCCGGTGTTCGCGCAGGCTGCCGGCAAGGATTTGCGCTACGTCGGCGTGGAGCCGCCCAAGCCGGACAGCTCGGCCATCCTCGTGCAGCAGGATTCGACGCTCAAGACGCTGGCCGACCTGAAGGGCAAGCGCGTGGCGCTGCAGAAGGGTTCGAGCGCGCATTTCCTGATCGTGCGGGGCCTGCAGAAGGGCGGTCTGAGCTTTGCCGACATTCAGCCCGTGTACCTGACGCCGGCCGATGCGCGCGCCGCCTTCGAGCGCGGCAGCGTCGACGCCTGGGGCATCTGGGATCCGTATTACGCCGCCACGGAACTCGCGATCAAGCCGCGCGTGCTGGCAACGGGCCGCACGCTCACGTCCAACAACTCGTTCTACTTCGCGCCGACAGCCTTTACGGAAAAGCACGGCGACACCATCGCCGCCATCTTTGCAGAGCTGTCGCGCGTTGATCGCCTCGTGCAGGAGAACCGCAAGGAAGCCGCGCAGCGCATTGCAGATTTCTCGGGGCTGTCGCTGGCAACGGTGCATCTGTTCCTGTCGCGCCGGCCGCCTTCGCCCGTGCGGCCCGTCACGCCCGAAGCGGTGGCCGAGCAGCAGCGCGTGGCCGATGCCTTCCACGGGCTGGGGCTGATTCCGCGCCCGGTCAAGCCGATCGAACTGGTCTGGCACCCGACTCCGGCGCAACTGGCCATTGCCCGCGCTTGA
- the ssuD gene encoding FMNH2-dependent alkanesulfonate monooxygenase, with protein sequence MQVFWFIPTHGDSRYLGTAEGARQVDHTYLQQVAVAADTLGYEGVLIPTGRSCEDPWIVAASLIPVTKRLRFLVAVRPGLMAPTLAARMAATYDRLSNGRLLVNLVTGGDPSELAGDGLFLDHAQRYEASEEFIRIWRETLAASHEGAALDYTGKHLSVKGAKVLYPPVQRPHPPVYFGGSSEAAHELAAEQVDTYLTWGEPPAAVAEKLADVRARAAKHGRTVRFGIRLHVIVRETDEEAWAAADKLISKLDDDTVARAQEAFRKMDSAGQQRMAALHANGVKRTRADLEISPNLWAGVGLVRGGAGTALVGDPQTVAARMKEYAELGIDTFVLSGYPHLEEAYRFAELVFPLLPRSVRDKLPGNVLNGPFGEVIATGIVPRVAAS encoded by the coding sequence ATGCAAGTTTTCTGGTTCATCCCGACGCACGGCGACAGCCGCTATCTCGGCACTGCCGAGGGCGCGCGCCAGGTCGATCACACCTATCTGCAGCAGGTGGCCGTGGCCGCCGATACGCTCGGCTACGAGGGCGTGCTGATTCCCACCGGCCGCTCGTGCGAAGACCCGTGGATCGTGGCCGCGAGCCTGATTCCGGTGACGAAGCGTCTGCGCTTTCTGGTGGCGGTGCGCCCGGGGCTGATGGCGCCGACGCTGGCCGCGCGCATGGCCGCCACGTACGACCGTTTGTCGAATGGCCGCTTGCTGGTGAACCTCGTCACGGGTGGTGACCCGTCGGAGCTGGCCGGCGATGGCCTGTTCCTGGACCACGCGCAACGCTACGAAGCCTCGGAAGAATTCATCCGCATCTGGCGCGAAACACTGGCGGCAAGCCACGAAGGCGCTGCGTTGGATTACACCGGCAAGCACCTCAGCGTGAAGGGCGCGAAGGTGCTGTATCCGCCCGTGCAGCGGCCGCATCCGCCGGTGTATTTCGGTGGGTCGTCGGAGGCGGCGCACGAACTCGCAGCGGAGCAGGTCGACACATATCTCACCTGGGGCGAACCGCCTGCGGCCGTGGCCGAGAAGCTGGCCGACGTGCGGGCGCGCGCTGCCAAGCATGGCCGCACCGTGCGCTTCGGTATCCGCCTGCACGTGATCGTGCGCGAGACGGATGAAGAAGCCTGGGCGGCTGCAGACAAGCTCATCAGCAAGCTTGACGACGACACCGTGGCGCGCGCGCAGGAGGCGTTCCGCAAGATGGATTCGGCCGGCCAGCAACGCATGGCCGCGCTGCATGCCAACGGCGTCAAGCGCACGCGCGCCGATCTGGAGATCAGCCCGAACCTGTGGGCCGGCGTGGGTCTGGTGCGCGGTGGTGCCGGCACGGCGCTGGTGGGCGATCCGCAAACCGTGGCCGCGCGCATGAAGGAATACGCCGAGCTGGGCATCGATACGTTCGTGCTGTCCGGTTATCCGCATCTGGAAGAGGCCTACCGCTTTGCCGAACTGGTGTTCCCGCTGTTGCCGCGCTCGGTGCGCGACAAGCTGCCGGGCAACGTGCTGAACGGCCCGTTTGGCGAAGTGATTGCCACGGGCATCGTGCCGCGCGTGGCGGCAAGCTGA
- the ssuC gene encoding aliphatic sulfonate ABC transporter permease SsuC, whose protein sequence is MASQSKPKANTFLRSAQQRLAPWIVPLVLLVLWQASAQWGWLSNRILPAPLDVAKSAVALARSGELWTHVAVSTWRALLGFAIGGSLGLALGLLTGTFRTAETLLDTTLQMVRNIPVLALIPLVILWFGIDESAKLFLVSLGVFFPIYLNTYHGIRSVDPALVEMARSYGLSRAQLYREVILPGALPQILVGVRFSLGLMWVTLIVAETVSAQAGIGYMTMNAREFLQTDVVLLGILLYALLGKLADWLSRGLERYWLRWHPGYQAAA, encoded by the coding sequence ATGGCATCCCAATCAAAACCGAAGGCAAACACCTTCCTGCGTTCCGCCCAGCAACGACTGGCGCCGTGGATCGTGCCGCTTGTGCTGCTGGTGCTGTGGCAGGCATCGGCCCAATGGGGCTGGTTGTCGAACCGCATCCTGCCGGCACCGCTGGACGTGGCGAAATCCGCCGTCGCGCTGGCTCGCTCCGGCGAGCTGTGGACGCACGTGGCCGTGAGCACGTGGCGCGCGCTGCTGGGCTTTGCGATCGGTGGTTCGCTGGGGCTGGCGCTGGGCTTGCTGACCGGCACCTTCCGCACCGCCGAGACCCTGCTCGACACCACCCTGCAGATGGTCCGCAACATCCCGGTGCTGGCGCTGATTCCGCTGGTGATCCTGTGGTTCGGCATTGACGAATCGGCCAAGCTGTTCCTGGTATCGCTGGGCGTGTTCTTCCCGATCTACCTGAACACGTATCACGGCATCCGCTCGGTCGATCCGGCCCTGGTGGAAATGGCCCGCAGCTACGGCCTGTCGCGTGCGCAGTTGTATCGCGAGGTGATCCTGCCCGGTGCGCTGCCGCAGATCCTGGTGGGCGTGCGGTTTTCGCTCGGCCTGATGTGGGTGACGCTGATTGTGGCGGAGACGGTGTCTGCGCAGGCCGGCATCGGCTACATGACGATGAATGCGCGCGAGTTCCTGCAGACCGACGTGGTGCTGCTGGGCATCCTGCTGTACGCGCTGCTCGGCAAGCTGGCGGATTGGTTGTCGCGCGGTTTGGAACGTTACTGGCTGCGCTGGCACCCCGGTTATCAAGCCGCGGCCTGA
- a CDS encoding ATP-binding cassette domain-containing protein, with the protein MQSNATEHAALAGTALHIEHVVKRYGDREVLHGIDLDITPGEFVVIVGRSGCGKSTLLRLIAGLEGIDDGHLRRDGDAEDGLHDDARVMFQDARLLPWKKVLDNVALGLPKTQRAQAAEVLAQVGLAERAGEWPARLSGGQRQRVALARALVHRPRLLLLDEPLGALDALTRIDMQNLIEGLWQRLGFTAVLVTHDVAEAVALADRVVLIEDGRIALDERIDLPRPRHRGSPAFARLEEAILNRVMQRKIDPNEVTDVRSHTAWASPFDVSATAVRWAV; encoded by the coding sequence ATGCAAAGCAACGCCACAGAACACGCCGCGCTGGCCGGCACCGCCTTGCACATCGAGCACGTCGTCAAACGCTATGGCGACCGTGAAGTGCTGCACGGTATCGATCTGGACATCACTCCGGGCGAGTTTGTCGTCATCGTCGGGCGCAGCGGCTGCGGCAAGAGCACGCTGCTGCGGCTGATCGCCGGGCTGGAAGGCATTGACGATGGCCACCTGCGCCGCGACGGCGACGCCGAAGACGGCCTGCACGACGATGCCCGCGTGATGTTCCAGGATGCCCGCCTGCTGCCGTGGAAGAAGGTGCTCGACAACGTTGCGCTTGGGCTGCCGAAGACACAGCGTGCGCAAGCCGCTGAAGTGCTCGCGCAAGTGGGTCTGGCCGAGCGGGCAGGGGAATGGCCGGCGCGCCTGTCGGGCGGGCAGCGCCAGCGCGTGGCATTGGCGCGTGCGCTGGTGCATCGACCGCGCCTGCTGCTGCTGGACGAGCCGCTGGGCGCGCTCGACGCGCTGACCCGCATCGACATGCAGAACCTCATCGAAGGCCTGTGGCAACGCCTGGGCTTTACGGCGGTGCTCGTCACGCACGATGTGGCCGAGGCGGTGGCGCTGGCCGACCGCGTGGTGCTGATCGAAGACGGCCGCATCGCGCTGGATGAGCGCATCGACCTGCCGCGTCCGCGCCATCGTGGTTCGCCCGCGTTTGCCCGGCTGGAAGAAGCGATCCTCAACCGCGTGATGCAGCGCAAGATCGATCCGAACGAAGTGACCGATGTGCGCTCGCACACGGCGTGGGCATCACCCTTTGACGTGTCTGCTACCGCGGTGCGCTGGGCTGTGTAA
- a CDS encoding TOBE domain-containing protein, with protein MSIQAINVRNQFRGQIKEIIRGDVLSEIDVETPAGIVTSVITTRSVDNLGLKIGSEVVALVKATEVSIAKL; from the coding sequence ATGAGCATCCAAGCGATTAACGTACGCAACCAGTTTCGCGGGCAGATCAAGGAGATCATCCGGGGCGACGTGCTCTCGGAGATCGACGTGGAGACCCCGGCCGGCATCGTCACCTCGGTCATCACCACGCGCTCGGTCGACAACCTCGGCCTCAAGATCGGTAGCGAAGTGGTTGCGCTGGTGAAGGCGACTGAAGTCTCGATCGCCAAACTGTAA
- a CDS encoding EAL domain-containing protein produces the protein MSLMHATALAQFLGTLPSAPTPDRHLWRDAAGRVQGQFFHCALTSLFEPVWQLAADGTLALAGHEALMRTWTRDGELGLNPWKVFSLASDDGTLVELDRLCRLVHTLNYFSRTDARRLVVNVHGRLLAAVAADHGKAFHRAVTALGLHPEQFVIQVPSTANDDLGLLLFVVDNYRRNGFAVAVQASDPAEAGALLVHARPAYLKLDARRDWRTRNVVSLADSARELGVTLALRRCERPSDLELARAAGITYVQGSILPGAEPEPEAAPAPLVIPMAQAPLVQQQQSAAGLSLTQ, from the coding sequence ATGAGCCTGATGCACGCCACCGCACTCGCACAATTTCTCGGCACGCTGCCCAGCGCCCCGACGCCGGACCGCCACTTGTGGCGCGACGCCGCCGGCCGCGTGCAGGGCCAGTTCTTCCACTGCGCGCTGACCAGCCTGTTTGAACCGGTCTGGCAGCTTGCCGCCGATGGCACGCTGGCGCTCGCCGGCCATGAAGCGCTGATGCGCACATGGACCCGCGACGGCGAACTGGGCCTGAACCCGTGGAAGGTGTTTTCGCTGGCGTCGGATGACGGCACGCTGGTCGAACTGGACCGCCTGTGCCGGCTGGTGCATACGCTCAACTATTTTTCGCGCACCGATGCGCGGCGGCTGGTCGTCAACGTGCATGGCCGGTTGCTGGCCGCGGTGGCGGCCGACCACGGCAAGGCGTTTCACCGCGCGGTGACGGCGCTGGGGCTGCATCCCGAGCAGTTCGTCATCCAGGTGCCGTCCACGGCCAATGACGATCTGGGGCTGCTGCTGTTCGTGGTGGACAACTACCGGCGCAATGGTTTTGCCGTGGCCGTGCAGGCATCGGACCCGGCGGAAGCGGGCGCGCTGCTCGTGCATGCCAGGCCGGCTTATCTGAAGCTCGATGCGCGGCGTGATTGGCGTACGCGTAACGTGGTGTCGCTGGCCGATTCCGCGCGTGAGCTGGGCGTGACGCTGGCATTGCGGCGTTGCGAACGCCCGAGCGACCTGGAGCTGGCCCGTGCTGCAGGTATCACGTATGTGCAGGGCAGCATCCTGCCCGGCGCGGAACCCGAGCCGGAGGCTGCACCCGCGCCCCTGGTGATACCCATGGCGCAGGCGCCGCTGGTGCAACAGCAGCAAAGCGCGGCCGGCCTTTCTCTGACGCAATGA
- a CDS encoding RBBP9/YdeN family alpha/beta hydrolase gives MARSAPAPASDASAWQWPADAVILTVPGLHGSGPGHWQTRWERRFPAWRRVEQSDWATPDLPRWSARVGEAVHAAVAERPPTRSRRPVILVAHSFGCLASLHWAVQTKAAVAAVLLVAPADPDKFGVRDLLPGHTLPFPATLVASRNDPWMPQGSAIDWAARWGTEFVDAGEAGHINADSNLGEWDAGLDLLDRLIGRASAQDTTRDGADWQAQWDVLPSTPYI, from the coding sequence ATGGCACGCAGCGCACCCGCACCCGCATCGGACGCATCCGCCTGGCAGTGGCCGGCAGACGCCGTCATCCTGACCGTTCCCGGCTTGCATGGCAGCGGCCCCGGCCACTGGCAGACGCGTTGGGAGCGGCGCTTCCCGGCGTGGCGTCGCGTAGAACAGAGCGACTGGGCGACGCCAGATCTGCCGCGCTGGTCTGCCCGTGTGGGCGAAGCGGTGCATGCGGCAGTCGCCGAGCGTCCGCCGACGCGCAGCCGGCGCCCGGTGATCCTGGTGGCGCATAGCTTTGGCTGCCTGGCGTCGTTGCACTGGGCGGTGCAGACCAAGGCGGCGGTGGCGGCGGTGCTGCTCGTCGCGCCGGCGGATCCGGACAAGTTTGGCGTGCGGGATCTGCTGCCCGGCCATACGCTGCCGTTTCCGGCCACGCTCGTCGCCAGCCGTAACGATCCGTGGATGCCGCAAGGCAGCGCCATCGACTGGGCCGCGAGGTGGGGCACGGAATTCGTCGACGCCGGCGAGGCCGGCCATATCAACGCCGACTCCAACCTCGGTGAATGGGACGCCGGCTTGGACTTGCTCGACCGCCTGATCGGCCGGGCAAGTGCACAGGACACCACCCGCGACGGCGCCGACTGGCAAGCGCAGTGGGATGTCTTACCCAGCACTCCTTATATCTAA
- the cysT gene encoding sulfate ABC transporter permease subunit CysT: MSLSSAFSLSRRPKPANVLPGFGLALGFSLLYLALIVLIPLSATVLKTFTMTWDAFWTTVTAPRVVASYKLTFGASLIAAVINLVFGLIVAWVLVRYRFPGKRLIDALVDLPFALPTAVAGIALTALYAPNGWIGSRLEPLGLKVAFTPLGIVVALTFIGLPFVVRTVQPVLEDLEAELEEAAASLGATRWQTFTRVILPTLLPALLTGFALAFARATGEYGSVIFIAGNMPMVSEITPLMIYSKLEQFDYAGATAIAVVMLGISFSLLLVINLLQAWTRRRGNRNDAIERAPEPPTAHAAAGA, translated from the coding sequence ATGAGCCTGTCTTCTGCGTTTTCTTTGTCCAGGCGGCCTAAGCCCGCCAATGTGCTGCCCGGCTTCGGGCTGGCGCTGGGCTTCTCGCTCCTGTATCTCGCGCTGATCGTCCTGATCCCGCTGTCGGCAACGGTCCTCAAGACGTTCACCATGACGTGGGATGCGTTCTGGACGACGGTCACCGCGCCGCGTGTGGTGGCGTCGTACAAGCTGACGTTCGGTGCCTCATTGATTGCCGCGGTGATCAACCTCGTGTTCGGGCTGATCGTGGCGTGGGTGCTGGTGCGCTATCGCTTTCCGGGCAAGCGGCTGATCGACGCGTTGGTGGACCTGCCGTTTGCGCTGCCGACTGCAGTGGCCGGCATCGCGTTGACTGCGTTGTACGCGCCGAATGGCTGGATCGGCTCGCGGCTGGAACCGCTAGGGCTGAAGGTCGCATTCACGCCGCTGGGGATCGTGGTGGCGCTGACGTTCATCGGCCTGCCGTTTGTTGTGCGCACGGTGCAGCCGGTGCTCGAAGACTTGGAGGCCGAACTTGAAGAGGCCGCAGCCAGCCTGGGCGCCACGCGCTGGCAGACCTTCACTCGCGTGATTCTGCCGACCTTGCTGCCTGCATTGCTGACGGGTTTTGCGCTGGCCTTTGCGCGTGCCACGGGCGAGTACGGCTCGGTCATCTTCATCGCCGGCAACATGCCGATGGTCTCCGAGATCACGCCGTTGATGATCTATTCCAAGCTGGAGCAGTTCGATTACGCGGGCGCCACGGCCATTGCCGTCGTCATGCTCGGCATCTCGTTCTCGCTGCTGCTGGTCATCAACCTGCTGCAAGCCTGGACGCGCCGCCGTGGCAATCGCAATGACGCCATCGAGCGTGCCCCAGAACCCCCGACCGCCCATGCGGCAGCAGGAGCCTGA
- the cysW gene encoding sulfate ABC transporter permease subunit CysW translates to MAGTVSRQLGQAPAVGRRGATAESAWVRATLILVSFVFLALFLFVPLASVFVEAFKKGVDVYLEALVEPDALSAIGLTLTIAAIAVPLNVVFGVAAAWAIAKFEFRGKNLLLTLIDLPFSVSPVIAGLIYVLLFGAQGWFGPYLSDHDFKVIFAVPGIVLATVFVTFPFVARELIPLMQAQGSEEEEAAIVLGASGWQTFFRVTLPNIKWGLLYGVILCNARAMGEFGAVSVVSGHIRGLTNTMPLHVEILYNEYNFAAAFAVASLLTLLALVTLALKTLVEWRSRRELADADAGVGEGPGQRVAQQASNSNSHISVQSPLEGSAA, encoded by the coding sequence ATGGCCGGTACTGTCTCCCGTCAACTCGGTCAGGCGCCCGCTGTGGGCCGCCGTGGCGCCACCGCAGAATCTGCGTGGGTGCGCGCAACGCTGATCCTCGTGTCATTCGTGTTCTTGGCGCTGTTCCTGTTTGTGCCGCTGGCGAGCGTGTTTGTCGAGGCGTTCAAGAAGGGCGTCGACGTGTATCTCGAAGCGCTCGTGGAGCCGGATGCGCTCTCGGCAATCGGCCTCACGCTCACGATTGCGGCGATTGCCGTGCCCCTGAACGTGGTGTTTGGCGTGGCGGCGGCATGGGCGATCGCCAAGTTCGAGTTTCGCGGCAAGAACCTGCTGCTGACGTTGATCGACTTGCCGTTTTCGGTGTCGCCCGTCATTGCTGGGTTGATCTACGTGCTGCTGTTTGGCGCGCAGGGGTGGTTCGGGCCGTATCTGTCGGACCACGACTTCAAGGTCATCTTTGCGGTGCCCGGCATTGTGCTGGCGACGGTGTTTGTCACATTTCCGTTTGTGGCGCGCGAGCTGATTCCGCTCATGCAGGCGCAGGGCAGTGAAGAGGAAGAGGCCGCCATCGTGCTCGGCGCCTCGGGCTGGCAGACGTTCTTTCGCGTGACGCTGCCGAACATCAAGTGGGGCCTGCTGTACGGCGTGATCCTGTGCAACGCCCGAGCGATGGGCGAGTTCGGCGCGGTGTCGGTGGTGTCGGGCCACATTCGCGGGCTGACCAACACGATGCCGCTGCACGTGGAAATTCTCTACAACGAATACAACTTTGCGGCCGCGTTTGCCGTGGCGTCGCTGCTGACGTTGCTGGCGCTTGTCACGCTGGCGCTGAAGACGCTGGTCGAATGGCGCAGCCGTCGGGAGCTGGCTGATGCTGATGCCGGCGTGGGCGAAGGTCCTGGGCAGCGCGTGGCACAACAGGCATCCAATTCGAATTCGCACATCTCCGTGCAATCTCCGCTGGAAGGGAGCGCAGCATGA
- a CDS encoding sulfate/molybdate ABC transporter ATP-binding protein: MSIQVQHITKRFGNFVALNDVSLDFKQGELTALLGPSGCGKTTLLRIIAGLEHADSGSIHLNGEDASDQHVRERQVGFVFQHYALFKHMTVFENVAFGLRVKPRAQRPGEAQIRAKVKELLELVQLDWLADRYPPQLSGGQRQRIALARALAVEPRVLLLDEPFGALDAKVRKELRRWLRRLHDDLHVTSLFVTHDQEEALEVADNVVLMNRGQVEQVGSPDAVYNTPATPFVYGFLGNVNLFHGRLEEGEGGSVLHVGDSAIAVPSGGVDSSRADQAVAFVRPHEIDLERYAPGAEGIPVTLRRVLTLGAIAQLELEREDTDDIIEVSLPIERFRAEGFREGETLVVRPRAIRVFAQGNARPVAQAAV; encoded by the coding sequence ATGAGCATCCAGGTTCAACACATCACCAAGCGCTTTGGCAACTTCGTGGCCCTCAACGATGTCTCGCTCGACTTCAAGCAGGGCGAACTGACTGCGCTGCTGGGTCCGTCTGGCTGCGGCAAGACCACGCTGCTGCGCATCATCGCGGGGCTGGAGCATGCCGATTCGGGCAGCATCCACCTGAACGGCGAAGACGCATCGGACCAGCATGTGCGCGAGCGCCAGGTCGGCTTCGTGTTCCAGCATTACGCGCTGTTCAAGCACATGACGGTGTTCGAGAACGTGGCCTTCGGCCTGCGTGTGAAACCGCGCGCGCAGCGGCCGGGCGAAGCGCAGATCCGCGCCAAGGTGAAGGAACTGCTGGAACTCGTGCAGCTGGATTGGCTGGCCGATCGTTACCCGCCACAGCTGTCAGGCGGACAGCGTCAGCGCATTGCCCTGGCGCGCGCGCTGGCGGTGGAGCCGCGCGTGCTGCTGCTCGACGAGCCTTTCGGCGCGCTCGACGCCAAGGTGCGCAAGGAACTGCGCCGCTGGCTGCGCCGCCTGCACGACGATCTGCATGTCACGAGCCTGTTCGTGACGCACGACCAGGAAGAGGCGCTGGAAGTGGCCGACAACGTGGTGCTGATGAACCGCGGCCAGGTGGAGCAGGTCGGCAGCCCTGATGCGGTCTACAACACGCCGGCCACGCCGTTCGTCTACGGCTTCCTGGGCAACGTGAACCTGTTCCACGGCCGCCTGGAAGAAGGCGAGGGCGGCAGCGTGCTGCACGTGGGTGATTCGGCCATCGCCGTGCCGTCGGGCGGCGTGGATTCGTCGCGCGCCGATCAGGCGGTGGCCTTCGTGCGCCCGCACGAGATCGATCTGGAGCGCTATGCGCCGGGCGCCGAGGGCATTCCCGTGACGCTGCGCCGCGTGCTGACGCTGGGCGCCATCGCGCAGCTGGAGCTGGAGCGCGAAGACACTGACGACATCATTGAAGTCTCCCTGCCCATCGAGCGCTTCCGCGCCGAGGGCTTTCGCGAAGGCGAAACGCTCGTGGTGCGCCCGCGCGCGATCCGCGTGTTCGCGCAAGGCAATGCACGGCCCGTCGCGCAAGCCGCCGTGTAA